In Flavobacteriaceae bacterium, the following proteins share a genomic window:
- the hutH gene encoding histidine ammonia-lyase produces the protein MFKYGIDNLTIDKVIKISQNKLKATLTEEAISKVNDCRQKVETIANSNKAVYGINTGFGPLCDVQISPEETSVLQENLLITHAVGVGSPIDKELSKIMMICKVHALCRGFSGIRLQVIERILYCIENELLPVVPEQGSVGASGDLAPLSHLFLPLLGEGEFWIDNKIVSATEVLKKHQLEAIQLQAKEGLALINGTQFILAHAILGLKKMEYLLDLADVAGAMSLEGYQGSESPFKEALHTIRPFKGNLKVAERMRMLFKDSQNIASHENCERVQDPYSMRCIPQVHGASRNAYYHLRKLTEIEMNSVTDNPIVLSKTEAISGGNFHGQPLAMALDYASVAASELGNISDRRCYLLLEGKYGLPRLLTESGGLNSGYMIPQYTTAALVTENKSLCFPPSVDSIPTSLGQEDHVSMGSISGRQFNQILENIEKILAIELMYGAQALEFRRPNKFSIIIEENFKRIRTKVKKLENDRVLKHDIDAMINLVKQEAFIVN, from the coding sequence ATGTTTAAATACGGAATAGATAACTTAACAATTGATAAAGTCATTAAAATATCTCAAAACAAGTTAAAAGCAACTTTAACAGAAGAAGCTATTTCTAAAGTAAATGATTGTAGACAAAAAGTTGAAACAATTGCTAATTCAAACAAAGCAGTTTATGGTATAAATACTGGTTTTGGCCCTTTGTGTGATGTACAAATATCACCAGAAGAAACAAGTGTATTGCAAGAGAACTTATTAATTACACATGCTGTAGGTGTTGGAAGCCCGATAGATAAAGAGCTGTCCAAAATTATGATGATCTGCAAAGTACATGCTTTATGTCGGGGGTTTTCAGGGATTCGTTTACAAGTCATTGAACGTATTTTATATTGTATCGAAAATGAATTATTACCTGTAGTTCCAGAGCAAGGTTCAGTAGGAGCTTCAGGAGACTTAGCACCGTTGTCACATTTATTTTTACCACTATTAGGAGAAGGCGAGTTTTGGATTGATAATAAAATTGTTTCAGCTACAGAAGTATTGAAAAAACACCAATTGGAAGCAATTCAATTACAAGCAAAAGAAGGTTTAGCTCTAATAAATGGTACACAATTTATTCTTGCACATGCTATTCTAGGGCTTAAAAAAATGGAATACCTGTTAGATTTAGCAGATGTTGCTGGTGCGATGAGTTTAGAAGGCTATCAAGGAAGTGAATCACCTTTTAAAGAAGCTTTACATACTATTAGACCTTTTAAGGGGAATTTAAAAGTAGCAGAACGTATGCGCATGCTTTTTAAAGATTCTCAAAATATAGCATCTCATGAAAATTGTGAGCGCGTACAAGACCCATACTCTATGCGTTGTATTCCACAAGTACACGGAGCATCTAGAAATGCATACTACCATTTGAGAAAACTAACAGAAATCGAAATGAATTCGGTAACAGATAATCCAATTGTACTAAGTAAAACAGAAGCGATTTCCGGAGGTAACTTTCACGGACAACCTCTTGCGATGGCATTAGATTATGCATCTGTTGCAGCTTCAGAATTAGGAAATATATCTGATAGACGCTGTTATTTATTGTTAGAAGGGAAATATGGCTTACCACGGTTACTTACAGAAAGTGGTGGATTAAATTCGGGGTATATGATTCCACAATATACTACGGCAGCTTTAGTCACAGAAAACAAATCTCTATGCTTTCCGCCTTCAGTAGATAGTATTCCAACCTCATTAGGTCAAGAAGATCATGTCTCTATGGGTAGTATTTCTGGGCGTCAATTCAATCAGATTTTAGAAAATATAGAAAAGATATTAGCGATAGAATTAATGTATGGAGCTCAAGCTTTAGAGTTTAGAAGACCAAATAAATTTTCAATTATTATAGAAGAGAATTTTAAACGTATTCGGACTAAAGTGAAAAAACTAGAAAACGATAGAGTTCTTAAACATGATATTGACGCAATGATTAATCTGGTTAAACAAGAAGCATTTATTGTAAATTAG
- a CDS encoding NADP-dependent malic enzyme, with protein sequence MSKHDFYKESLKLHAEHKGKIEVISKIDVNTSDDLSRVYSPGVAAPCLEISENIEKAYDLTIKGNTIAVVSDGTAVLGLGNIGPEAAIPVMEGKAMLFKKFANVDAFPICLNTTVSSEIIETVKRIAPVFGGVNLEDISAPRSFEIETALQDIGIPVFHDDQHGTAIVALAGILNSCKVLGKDISDLKIVINGAGAAGIAISRLLRCISIDPNVCIPVKQILVCDSKGIIHKNRANLNPVKTELLNYSNPQNIEGTLKDAIKDADVFIGVSVANILTAADIKTMAKDPVVFALANPDPEITPEEALEGGAAIIATGRSDYPNQVNNVLAFPGIFRGALDCRAKRITPRMKIAAAFAIADCVTQPSRERIIPESLNNEIAAKVAQAVINAYNES encoded by the coding sequence ATGTCTAAACACGACTTTTATAAAGAGTCTCTGAAGCTTCATGCAGAGCATAAAGGAAAAATTGAAGTAATTTCAAAAATAGATGTAAATACTTCAGATGATCTTTCAAGAGTATACTCTCCAGGAGTTGCTGCACCTTGTTTAGAAATATCCGAGAATATTGAAAAAGCTTACGATTTAACAATTAAAGGTAATACTATTGCAGTAGTATCTGACGGTACTGCAGTATTAGGCTTAGGTAATATTGGGCCAGAAGCAGCAATCCCTGTTATGGAAGGTAAAGCAATGTTATTTAAAAAATTTGCTAATGTTGATGCATTTCCTATTTGCTTAAATACAACCGTTTCTTCAGAAATTATTGAAACTGTAAAACGGATAGCTCCAGTTTTTGGGGGTGTAAACCTTGAAGATATTTCTGCTCCACGTAGTTTTGAAATAGAAACAGCATTACAGGATATTGGCATCCCTGTATTTCATGATGACCAACATGGTACTGCTATTGTTGCTCTAGCTGGTATTTTAAATAGTTGTAAAGTATTGGGCAAAGATATATCTGATTTAAAAATTGTAATTAATGGTGCTGGTGCTGCTGGAATTGCTATCTCTAGATTATTACGTTGTATCAGTATCGATCCTAATGTTTGTATTCCTGTAAAACAAATATTAGTTTGTGACAGCAAAGGTATCATTCATAAAAACAGAGCAAATTTAAATCCTGTAAAAACAGAACTACTAAATTATTCTAACCCTCAAAATATTGAAGGCACTTTAAAAGATGCTATTAAAGATGCAGATGTATTTATAGGTGTAAGCGTAGCTAATATTTTAACCGCTGCAGATATAAAAACAATGGCTAAAGATCCTGTAGTTTTTGCTTTAGCAAATCCCGATCCAGAAATCACTCCTGAAGAAGCTTTAGAAGGTGGTGCTGCAATTATTGCAACTGGGAGAAGCGATTATCCTAATCAAGTGAATAATGTATTAGCTTTTCCAGGAATTTTTAGAGGTGCTTTGGATTGTAGAGCAAAACGTATTACGCCAAGAATGAAAATTGCCGCAGCTTTTGCAATTGCAGATTGTGTAACACAACCTAGCAGAGAGCGCATTATTCCTGAAAGTTTAAATAATGAAATAGCTGCTAAAGTAGCTCAAGCTGTTATTAATGCCTACAATGAAAGTTAA
- a CDS encoding two pore domain potassium channel family protein produces MKKKLIETLSTYKYLIALISVFNFLLTPIHTSLSGMYPAQVVVVNYTLVILASSLIASNAKTRLRTYILGVIALIFIWLEFSNPNTNIIKTLRLSSSFLLFLYFCILLLQQLKKIKEINLQFILGPILGFIYLGIIGGILFEGIAFIDPGSFHFRGDYSGYIFYYFSFISVTTVGYGDITPLTPQAQAITLVMNIIGQFYLAIVIAVFVGKYINVKS; encoded by the coding sequence ATGAAAAAAAAGTTAATAGAAACATTAAGTACTTATAAATATTTAATTGCATTAATTAGTGTATTTAATTTTCTATTGACCCCTATTCATACTAGTCTTTCTGGTATGTATCCTGCTCAAGTGGTAGTTGTAAATTATACCCTAGTAATTCTTGCAAGTTCATTAATAGCATCTAACGCAAAAACTCGATTAAGAACCTATATATTAGGAGTTATTGCCTTAATTTTTATTTGGTTAGAGTTTTCAAATCCTAACACAAATATCATAAAAACGTTGCGTCTTTCTTCTTCATTTCTTTTATTCTTATACTTCTGTATTTTGCTATTACAGCAGTTAAAAAAAATAAAGGAGATAAACTTACAATTTATACTAGGCCCTATATTAGGTTTTATTTATTTAGGCATTATTGGCGGAATTCTTTTTGAAGGTATTGCTTTTATAGACCCTGGGTCTTTTCATTTTAGAGGAGATTATTCCGGGTATATCTTTTATTATTTTAGCTTTATTAGTGTTACAACAGTAGGATATGGTGATATTACACCACTCACTCCTCAAGCTCAAGCTATTACTTTAGTAATGAATATTATAGGGCAATTTTATCTTGCTATTGTCATTGCTGTTTTTGTTGGAAAATACATTAATGTAAAATCTTAA
- a CDS encoding urocanate hydratase: MKFQDKILQGIPKELPSKYSYPEGVNRAPKRKDILSVEEKQLAIRNALRYFPQEWHKTLAKEFAEELKDFGRIYMYRFKPSYKIYARSISEYPARSKQAAAIMLMIQNNLNPEVAQHPEELITYGGNGAVFQNWAQYLMTMQYLAIMTDEQTLHMYSGHPMGLFPSSKEAPRVVVTNGMMIPNYSQPDDWEKFNALGVTQYGQMTAGSFMYIGPQGIVHGTTITIMNAFRKILKPNETPKGKIFLTAGLGGMSGAQPKAGNIASCITVCAEVNSKAATKRYEQGWVDVLIDNLDDLIIRVKQAQDIEEVVSIAFIGNVVEVWERFYEEEIFIHLGSDQTSLHIPWTGGYYPVDTSYDEANRLIREAPEQFKEKVQASLRRHATAINKHTARGTYFFDYGNAFLLEASRAGAEVMAENNIDFKYSSYVQDILGPMCFDYGFGPFRWVCTSGKPEDLDRTDEIAMAVLQKIMETAPDEIKQQMQDNITWIKDAKKNKMVVGSQARILYADAEGRAKIAQAFNDEIEKNNISPVVLGRDHHDVSGTDSPYRETSNIYDGSKFTADMAIHNVIGDSFRGATWVSIHNGGGVGWGEVVNGGFGMLLDGTKAAEIRLKKMLFYDVNNGIARRNWARNKEAIFAIKREMERTPNLKVTIPNTVNDDLLKKLF; encoded by the coding sequence ATGAAATTTCAAGACAAAATATTGCAAGGAATTCCAAAAGAATTACCATCAAAATATAGTTATCCTGAGGGTGTAAATCGTGCACCTAAAAGAAAAGATATATTATCTGTAGAAGAAAAGCAATTGGCTATTCGAAATGCGCTTCGTTATTTTCCTCAAGAATGGCATAAAACCTTAGCAAAAGAATTTGCTGAAGAATTAAAAGATTTTGGACGTATATACATGTATCGCTTTAAACCGAGTTATAAAATATACGCACGATCAATATCTGAATACCCGGCAAGATCAAAACAAGCAGCTGCAATTATGTTAATGATTCAAAATAATTTGAATCCAGAAGTTGCACAGCATCCAGAAGAACTAATCACCTATGGAGGTAATGGGGCTGTCTTTCAAAATTGGGCACAATATCTCATGACCATGCAATATTTGGCAATAATGACAGACGAACAAACATTGCATATGTATTCGGGACACCCAATGGGATTATTTCCGTCTTCAAAAGAAGCTCCCAGAGTTGTTGTAACTAATGGAATGATGATTCCTAATTATTCACAACCTGATGACTGGGAAAAATTTAACGCCTTAGGGGTAACACAATATGGACAGATGACAGCAGGTTCTTTTATGTATATTGGACCACAAGGTATTGTTCACGGTACCACAATTACAATAATGAATGCGTTTCGTAAAATATTAAAACCAAATGAAACCCCTAAAGGAAAAATATTTCTAACCGCTGGTTTAGGAGGGATGAGTGGAGCGCAACCTAAAGCAGGAAATATTGCTAGTTGTATTACTGTTTGTGCAGAAGTTAACTCTAAAGCTGCAACAAAACGTTATGAACAGGGTTGGGTAGATGTATTAATTGATAATTTAGATGATTTAATAATTCGAGTTAAACAAGCTCAGGATATAGAAGAAGTTGTTTCAATTGCATTTATTGGTAATGTTGTAGAAGTATGGGAACGTTTTTATGAAGAAGAAATATTTATTCACTTAGGCTCAGATCAAACCTCATTACATATTCCGTGGACAGGAGGATATTATCCTGTAGATACTTCATACGATGAAGCTAATCGATTAATTCGTGAAGCTCCTGAACAATTTAAAGAAAAAGTGCAAGCATCATTACGGCGTCACGCAACTGCTATAAATAAACATACAGCAAGAGGAACTTACTTTTTTGATTATGGTAATGCATTTTTGTTAGAAGCATCACGAGCTGGAGCTGAAGTAATGGCAGAAAATAATATCGATTTTAAATATTCATCCTATGTACAAGATATTTTAGGGCCGATGTGTTTTGATTATGGCTTTGGGCCTTTTCGTTGGGTTTGTACATCTGGAAAACCTGAAGATTTGGACAGAACAGATGAGATAGCGATGGCTGTATTACAAAAGATAATGGAAACTGCCCCAGATGAAATTAAACAACAAATGCAAGATAATATTACTTGGATTAAAGATGCTAAAAAGAATAAGATGGTTGTTGGGTCTCAAGCACGAATTTTATATGCTGATGCAGAAGGACGTGCTAAAATAGCTCAAGCATTTAATGATGAGATTGAAAAAAATAATATAAGCCCTGTAGTTTTAGGTAGAGATCATCATGATGTAAGTGGAACAGATTCACCATATAGAGAAACCTCAAATATATATGATGGAAGTAAATTTACTGCAGATATGGCTATCCATAATGTAATTGGTGATAGTTTTAGAGGTGCCACTTGGGTGTCGATCCATAATGGTGGTGGTGTTGGTTGGGGAGAAGTAGTTAATGGTGGTTTTGGAATGTTATTGGATGGAACGAAAGCAGCAGAAATACGTTTAAAAAAAATGTTATTTTATGATGTTAATAATGGAATTGCTAGGCGAAATTGGGCGAGAAATAAAGAAGCTATATTTGCTATAAAGCGAGAAATGGAACGTACACCAAATTTAAAAGTAACGATTCCTAATACGGTAAATGATGATTTATTAAAAAAATTATTTTGA
- a CDS encoding imidazolonepropionase, whose protein sequence is MTTLFKNIKELIQVRTEPILFVAGTQMKNLPTIKNAYLLIDNGRISGFGNMEDCPTIKVDKCIDATGQMILPSWCDSHTHIVYAGNREGEFVDRINGLTYEDIAKKGGGILNSAKKLQDTSEDELYQQSKLRLEEVIQLGTGAIEIKSGYGLTLEAELKMLRVIKRLSDNYPVNIKATFLGAHALPVQYKNNKQEYLRILIDEIMPIIARENLADYLDVFCETGYFSVKNTELILRAGQQYGLKSKIHVNQFTAIGGVQIGVKYNALSVDHLEVMRDEDIQVLKNSQTMPVALPGCSYFLGIPYTPARKIIDSDLPLALASDYNPGSTPSGNMNFVVATACIKMKMTPEEAINAATINGAYAMGLEKEVGSITVGKFANLIITKPINSYGFIPYAFGTSQVDKVYLKGKEIR, encoded by the coding sequence ATGACTACGCTTTTTAAAAATATAAAAGAACTCATTCAAGTACGAACAGAACCAATTTTATTTGTTGCTGGTACACAAATGAAAAATTTGCCTACCATTAAAAACGCGTATTTATTGATAGATAATGGCCGTATTTCAGGTTTTGGAAATATGGAGGATTGCCCAACTATTAAAGTTGATAAATGTATAGATGCTACAGGGCAAATGATATTACCATCTTGGTGTGATTCTCATACTCATATTGTATATGCTGGAAACCGCGAAGGTGAATTTGTAGATAGAATTAATGGCTTGACTTATGAAGATATTGCGAAAAAAGGAGGTGGAATATTAAACTCAGCAAAAAAACTTCAAGATACCTCAGAAGATGAATTATACCAGCAAAGTAAATTAAGATTAGAAGAAGTTATACAATTAGGAACTGGAGCTATTGAAATTAAATCCGGATATGGGTTAACACTAGAGGCAGAACTAAAAATGCTTCGTGTAATAAAACGTTTGAGTGATAATTATCCTGTAAATATTAAAGCTACATTTTTAGGGGCACATGCGCTTCCAGTTCAATATAAAAATAATAAACAAGAGTATTTAAGAATATTGATTGATGAGATAATGCCTATAATTGCTAGAGAGAATTTAGCAGACTATCTAGATGTTTTTTGTGAAACAGGATATTTTTCTGTGAAGAATACAGAATTAATTTTAAGGGCAGGACAACAATATGGATTAAAATCTAAAATTCACGTTAATCAATTTACAGCTATTGGAGGTGTGCAAATAGGAGTTAAATATAATGCATTATCTGTTGATCACTTAGAAGTAATGAGAGATGAAGATATCCAAGTATTAAAAAACTCACAAACAATGCCAGTAGCACTCCCTGGATGCTCTTATTTTTTAGGAATTCCTTATACCCCGGCGAGAAAAATTATAGATTCGGATTTACCATTGGCTTTAGCTTCTGATTATAATCCAGGATCTACACCATCAGGCAACATGAATTTTGTAGTAGCTACTGCGTGTATTAAAATGAAAATGACTCCTGAAGAAGCAATTAACGCAGCTACTATTAATGGAGCTTATGCAATGGGTTTAGAAAAAGAAGTAGGATCGATTACTGTTGGTAAATTTGCTAATCTAATAATAACAAAACCTATAAATTCGTATGGGTTTATACCTTATGCATTTGGAACATCTCAAGTAGATAAAGTATATTTAAAAGGAAAAGAAATTCGGTAA
- the hutG gene encoding formimidoylglutamase, which produces MKNNKLQQLNVEYIPGQKTNWTGRSSNPKLDNQYWYQSIVLKDINNLKIDDSIDIAIIGYVCDEGVRRNLGRVGAKDGAKILRERLAKLPIHYEAKLIADVGDVVCVEDDMEACQKGLANGITNLLENNIFPIAIGGGHDIAYGHFMGIQEFVKNISNKKIGIINFDAHFDLRTVDKQSNSGTPFNQIIQKLKDVDETLEYFVVGIQQQSNTKELFDIAQRENVDYTFNDDCQSISDIEVLKNKLTSFVSKVDYIYLTIDMDCFSSAFAPGVSAPSPLGLTPQVVFEILNFLLQTKKIISCDIAELNPVVDFNNHTSNLVARLVDFIVMNYPEK; this is translated from the coding sequence TTGAAAAACAATAAACTACAACAATTAAACGTAGAATACATTCCAGGACAAAAAACAAACTGGACGGGGAGATCATCTAACCCAAAATTAGATAATCAATATTGGTATCAATCTATTGTATTAAAAGATATTAATAACTTGAAAATTGATGATAGTATTGATATAGCTATAATAGGTTACGTTTGTGATGAAGGTGTTAGAAGAAATTTAGGAAGAGTAGGTGCAAAAGATGGAGCAAAAATACTTAGAGAGAGACTGGCAAAACTTCCTATTCATTATGAGGCAAAACTTATTGCAGATGTTGGAGATGTAGTTTGTGTAGAAGATGATATGGAAGCTTGCCAAAAAGGATTAGCAAACGGAATTACTAATTTACTTGAAAATAATATTTTTCCGATAGCCATAGGAGGTGGGCACGATATTGCTTATGGGCATTTTATGGGAATCCAAGAATTTGTAAAAAACATATCAAATAAAAAAATCGGAATTATAAACTTTGATGCACATTTTGATTTGCGAACTGTAGACAAGCAAAGTAATTCTGGAACTCCATTTAATCAAATTATTCAGAAATTAAAAGATGTAGATGAAACTTTAGAGTATTTTGTTGTTGGGATACAACAACAATCTAATACCAAAGAACTTTTTGATATAGCCCAACGAGAGAATGTAGATTACACTTTTAATGACGATTGCCAATCTATTTCAGATATTGAAGTTTTAAAAAATAAATTGACTTCATTTGTTTCAAAAGTTGATTATATTTATTTAACTATCGATATGGATTGTTTTTCTTCTGCATTTGCACCAGGTGTAAGTGCGCCATCTCCATTGGGATTAACACCTCAGGTTGTATTTGAAATACTAAACTTTTTACTTCAAACTAAAAAAATAATATCTTGTGATATAGCAGAATTAAATCCAGTAGTAGATTTTAATAATCACACTTCTAATTTAGTAGCAAGATTGGTAGATTTTATAGTAATGAATTATCCTGAAAAATAA